The Eurosta solidaginis isolate ZX-2024a chromosome 4, ASM4086904v1, whole genome shotgun sequence genome includes a window with the following:
- the LOC137249007 gene encoding protein spaetzle-like, with translation MANYRKMLLFYILAVVVCVLEGITPTIARVVLSESNPRRMDIGMENIFKVGPGMAVFNVATESPIDDGVICAEQREGKPFCTEVPNYMETTQLDKFSIEEFEKFKYYFKDDFVPHNNVTNRMGEEATESYFCDTKSRLIYPKVAETKESRWVMVVQHKKYRQGVLVEQCASVDKSCKYNDLLPFGIQSRCKQHYIYRSLVVVSNGVMKERMVKLPSACKCALRNVRLM, from the coding sequence atggcAAATTACCGAAAGATGCTGCTATTTTACATACTTGCTGTTGTTGTGTGTGTGCTAGAAGGAATAACACCCACCATCGCACGTGTTGTGCTGTCAGAGTCGAATCCAAGACGAATGGATATAGGCAtggaaaatattttcaaagtagGACCTGGCATGGCTGTATTCAATGTAGCAACCGAAAGTCCAATAGATGATGGCGTGATTTGTGCTGAACAACGTGAAGGCAAACCCTTTTGTACCGAAGTACCGAATTATATGGAAACAACACAATTGGATAAGTTTAGCATTgaagaatttgaaaaattcaaatattattttaaagaTGATTTTGTGCCACACAACAATGTGACAAATCGTATGGGAGAAGAGGCCACCGAAAGTTATTTTTGTGATACGAAATCTCGTTTAATTTATCCGAAAGTTGCTGAAACAAAAGAATCCAGATGGGTAATGGTTGTGCAACATAAAAAATATAGGCAAGGCGTTTTGGTAGAACAATGTGCCAGTGTTGACAAATCCTGCAAATATAACGATCTCTTACCATTTGGCATTCAATCGCGTTGTAAGCAACATTATATTTATAGAAGTTTGGTGGTGGTATCAAATGGCGTTATGAAGGAGCGAATGGTGAAATTGCCGAGTGCTTGCAAATGTGCATTGCGAAATGTAAGATTGATGTAG